Proteins from one Rosa chinensis cultivar Old Blush chromosome 7, RchiOBHm-V2, whole genome shotgun sequence genomic window:
- the LOC112176535 gene encoding elongation of fatty acids protein 3-like — protein sequence MKSNLQYWLVEHPSILHFSWTEGQTPASTPLFLILALLSYLSLTLLLTRLPLSPLNPALLKPISALHNLTLLLLSLIMAVACTLSILSSPSSTLCFSPHTNPTGPLFFWAYVFYLSKILELLDTLFIILSGSLRRLSFLHVYHHATVLVMCYLWLHTRQSLFPVALVTNASVHVLMYAYYMLCAVGIRPRWKRAVTDCQIVQFVFSFAVSGRMLYLHFSGSGCSGIWGWCFNAVFNASLLALFLDFHGKSYAGPKDKRS from the coding sequence ATGAAGTCAAACCTCCAATACTGGCTAGTAGAGCACCCAAGCATCCTCCACTTCTCATGGACGGAGGGTCAAACCCCTGCCTCCACCCCACTCTTCCTCATCCTCGCCCTCCTCTCCTATCTCTCCCTCACTCTGCTCCTCACGCGCCTCCCTCTCTCCCCCCTCAACCCCGCCCTCCTCAAACCAATCTCAGCCCTCCACAACCtcaccctcctcctcctctccctcATCATGGCCGTCGCTTGCACCCTCTCCATCCTCTCCTCCCCTTCCTCCACCCTCTGCTTCTCCCCCCACACCAACCCCACCGGGCCCCTCTTCTTCTGGGCCTACGTCTTCTACCTCTCCAAGATCCTCGAACTCCTCGACACCCTCTTCATCATCCTCAGTGGCTCCCTCCGCCGCCTCTCCTTCCTCCACGTGTACCACCACGCCACCGTCCTCGTCATGTGCTACCTCTGGCTCCACACTCGCCAGTCCCTCTTCCCGGTGGCGCTCGTGACCAATGCCTCCGTGCACGTGCTCATGTACGCCTACTACATGCTCTGCGCGGTTGGGATCCGCCCCAGGTGGAAGCGGGCCGTCACGGACTGCCAGATAGTCCAGTTCGTGTTCAGCTTTGCGGTGTCGGGTCGGATGCTCTACCTGCATTTCTCCGGGTCCGGCTGCTCCGGAATATGGGGATGGTGCTTCAATGCCGTCTTCAATGCCTCGCTTTTGGCTCTCTTCCTTGACTTTCATGGCAAGAGCTATGCGGGTCCAAAGGATAAACGGTCATGA